One Lampris incognitus isolate fLamInc1 chromosome 18, fLamInc1.hap2, whole genome shotgun sequence genomic region harbors:
- the top2b gene encoding DNA topoisomerase 2-beta isoform X4 produces the protein MSNGAAGSGALTWVTLFEKNNAAKNEEANGRGNGGKGDGAKKESSKKMSVERVYQKKTQLEHILLRPDTYIGSVEPVTQQMWVFDEDIGMNLREITYVPGLYKIFDEILVNAADNKQRDKNMSTIKITIDPESNTVSIWNNGKGIPVVEHKDEKMYVPALIFGHLLTSSNYDDDVKKVTGGRNGYGAKLCNIFSTKFTVETACKEYRHSFKQTWQNNMTKTAEPKIKSFDGDDFTCVTFQPDLSKFNMEKLDKDIVALMTRRAYDIAGSCRGVKVMLNGKKLPVSGFRSYVDLYVKDKLDETGVALKVVNESVNERWEVCLTMSEKGFQQISFVNSIATTKGGRHIDYVVDQIVSKLIEVVKKKNKAGVSVKPFQVKNHIWVFVNALIENPTFDSQTKENMTLQTKSFGSKCLLSEKFIRAATNCGIVESILNWVKFKAQTQLNKKCSSVKHSKIKGIPKLDDANDAGGKHSSECTLILTEGDSAKSLAVSGLGVIGRDRYGVFPLRGKILNVREATHKQIMENAEINNIIKIVGLQYKKSYDDPESLRSLRYGKIMIMTDQDQDGSHIKGLLINFFHHNWPSLLKHTFLEEFITPIVKVSKNKQELAFYSIPEFDEWKKQTENFKTWHIKYYKGLGTSTSKEAKEYFADMERHRIMFRYGGAEDDAAITLAFSKKKTDDRKEWLTNFMEDRRQRRMHGLPEQYLYGTQTRHLSYNDFINKELILFSNSDNERSIPSLVDGLKPGQRKVLFTCMKRNDKREVKVAQLAGSVAEMSAYHHGEQALMMTIVNLAQNFVGSNNVNILQPLGQFGTRINGGKDAASPRYIFTMLSPLAKLLFPAVDSNLLKFLYDDNQKVEPEWYIPIIPMVLVNGAEGIGTGWACKIPNYDPREIVNNINRMLNHQEPLPMLPSYKNFKGLIHELGQNQYLVSGEVSVIDKHTIEITELPVRTWTQAYKESVLEPMLQGTEKTPALISDYKEYHTDSTVKFIVRMSEEKLIQAEAAGLHKVFKLQSSLTCNSMVLFDHMGCLKRYDSVQDILREFFELRLHYYKLRKDWLSGSLGAEAAKLSNQARFVLEKIEGKISIENKSKRDLIRMLVQKGYESDPVAAWSKAQEKAQDEGDRDGNESDGSVDSGSSSGPNFNYILNMPLWCLTKEKVDELLKQRDHKRGELNDLQRKESEDLWKEDLAVFIEELDNVEAQERDDQSAGRATKLVKGKVGKPKVKKLHLEETMPSPYGRRVEPPTQPMKADATKKMMKKKKGDSDLAVKIEFDEDGVAAEGGTGENTLNSSSPAKPKAPRVKKEKKEPGTPRVRKPAVKGGAAKRVKKRNPWSDDESKSESDLEDSEPVIPRETKSQRASASKPKYTFDFSEEEEEDEEENGDDDDDVASSPVRSCKDELSTAESKDRYNEDDEDQEEDARPPPKQTSAPAAKNKEPASIFSSKSAFSEKSNDSDGSKFDSDDDNGAVFSSYSSSTAFDKPSPTKKAAKKPSDAALKPKKPPAPKAKKPDKSIWDSDSDTGSKKPAPALKGKGRGRKRKTSGSEEDDYSPMKKARKITSKKSKKAPSDDEDGDSNSLGMMDAPTRDRPGRAKKEVKYFAESDNEEDDDDMFD, from the exons TGAGTCCAACACCGTTTCTATCTGGAACAATGGCAAAGGTATTCCCGTTGTGGAGCACAAGGATGAGAAGATGTATGTCCCAGCTCTGATCTTTGGTCACCTCCTCACCTCCAGCAACTATGATGATGATGTGAAGAAGGTCACAG GTGGAAGGAATGGATATGGTGCTAAACTCTGTAATATCTTCAGCACAAAGTTCACAGTTGAAACTGCATGTAAGGAGTACAGACACAGTTTCAAACAG ACCTGGCAAAATAACATGACCAAGACTGCTGAGCCCAAAATTAAATCCTTTGATGGGGATGATTTCACCTGCGTGACATTCCAGCCGGACCTATCCAAGTTTAACATGGAGAAGCTGGACAAGGACATTGTAGCACTAATGACCCGCAGAGCATACGATATAGCTGGCTCCTGCAGAGGTGTCAAAGTCATGCTTAATGGGAAAAAACTACCT GTGAGTGGTTTCCGTAGCTATGTAGACCTGTATGTGAAGGACAAACTCGACGAGACCGGTGTGGCCCTGAAGGTAGTGAATGAGTCTGTGAACGAGCGATGGGAGGTGTGCCTTACCATGAGTGAGAAGGGATTCCAGCAGATCAGTTTTGTTAATAGCATCGCTACCACAAAG GGTGGCAGGCACATTGATTATGTGGTGGACCAGATAGTGTCCAAACTCATTGAGGTggtgaagaagaaaaacaaagccGGAGTTTCAGTGAAACCTTTTCAG GTTAAGAATCACATCTGGGTGTTTGTGAATGCGCTGATTGAGAACCCCACCTTTGACTCCCAGACCAAGGAGAACATGACTCTGCAGACCAAGAGCTTTGGGTCCAAGTGCCTTCTGTCAGAGAAGTTCATCAGGGCG GCGACCAACTGTGGGATTGTGGAAAGTATTCTCAACTGGGTGAAGTTCAAGGCTCAAACTCAGTTGAACAAAAAGTGCTCATCTGTGAAACACAGCAAGATTAAAGGCATCCCCAAGCTAGATGATGCCAACGACGCTG GTGGAAAACACTCTTCTGAATGCACTCTCATCCTTACTGAGGGAGACTCAGCCAAGTCTTTGGCTGTCTCTGGGTTGGGGGTCATAGGGCGGGATCGCTATGGAGTGTTCCCACTTAGAGGCAAAATCTTAAATGTTCGAGAGGCAACACACAAGCAG ATCATGGAGAATGCAGAGATTAACAACATCATCAAAATTGTTGGCCTCCAATATAAAAAGAGCTATGATGACCCTGAATCGCTGAGGAGCCTGCGCTACGGCAAGATCATGATCATGACAGATCAG GATCAAGATGGGTCCCATATCAAAGGTCTGTTGATCAACTTTTTCCATCACAATTGGCCTTCCTTGCTGAAGCACACATTCCTGGAAGAGTTCATCACACCCATCGTCAAA GTAAGCAAGAACAAGCAGGAGCTGGCCTTCTACAGCATTCCAGAGTTTGACGAgtggaagaaacagacagaaaactTCAAAACCTGGCACATAAAATACTACAAAG GATTGGGTACAAGTACAAGCAAAGAGGCGAAGGAATACTTTGCTGACATGGAGAGACACCGGATTATGTTCAGATACGGCGGCGCAGAGGATGATGCTGCCATCACTTTG GCTTTTAGTAAGAAGAAAACAGATGACAGGAAGGAGTGGTTGACCAACTTCATGGAGGACAGACGCCAGAGGAGGATGCATGGCCTGCCTGAG CAATACCTTTATGGGACACAAACAAGACACCTCTCTTACAATGACTTCATCAACAAAGAGCTTATTCTCTTCTCCAACTCCGACAATGAGAGATCCATTCCATCCCTGGTGGACG GCTTGAAACCGGGCCAGAGGAAAGTGCTGTTCACTTGCATGAAGAGAAATGATAAGAGAGAGGTAAAAGTAGCCCAGCTGGCTGGTTCTGTGGCAGAGATGTCCGCTTATCATCACGGCGAG CAAGCCCTCATGATGACGATCGTGAACTTAGCTCAGAACTTTGTGGGCAGTAATAATGTGAACATCCTTCAGCCCCTGGGTCAGTTTGGTACTCGCATCAATGGAGGCAAAGATGCTGCCAGCCCTCGTTACATCTTCACCATGCTCAG TCCCCTTGCCAAGCTGCTATTTCCAGCAGTAGATTCCAACCTACTCAAATTCCTCTATGATGATAACCAGAAGGTGGAGCCGGAATGGTACATTCCCATCATTCCTATGGTCCTGGTAAATGGTGCTGAGGGTATTGGAACAGGCTGGGCCTGTAAGATCCCCAATTACGACCCACGAGAGATTGTCAACAATATCAACCGAATGCTCAACCACCAGGAACCCTTGCCCATG CTTCCCAGCTACAAAAACTTCAAAGGGTTGATACATGAGCTGGGTCAGAACCAGTACCTGGTCAGTGGGGAGGTTTCTGTTATAGACAAACACACTATAGAGATCACTGAGCTGCCAGTCCGCACTTGGACACAG GCTTATAAGGAGTCAGTGCTGGAGCCCATGCTCCAGGGCACAGAGAAAACCCCAGCTCTCATCAGCGACTATAAAGAGTACCACACTGACTCCACTGTCAAATTTATCGTTCGTATGTCGGAGGAAAAGCTGATCCAGGCTGAGGCAGCTGGACTCCATAAAGTCTTCAAGTTGCAGTCTAGCCTCACATGCAACTCCATG GTTTTGTTTGACCATATGGGTTGCCTCAAGAGGTATGACTCAGTCCAAGACATTCTTAGGGAGTTCTTTGAGCTCCGGTTGCACTACTACAAACTGAGGAAGGATTGGCTGTCGGGCAGCCTGGGAGCAGAAGCAGCCAAGTTATCTAATCAGGCACGCTTCGTACTGGAGAAGATTGAAGGAAAAATTTCAATTG AGAACAAGTCCAAGCGAGACCTGATTCGAATGCTAGTCCAGAAAGGATATGAATCTGACCCAGTGGCAGCCTGGTCCAAGGCTCAGGAAAAG GCTCAGGATGAAGGGGACCGTGACGGCAACGAAAGTGACGGCTCTGTGGATTCTGGCTCCTCATCGGGGCCCAATTTCAACTACATCCTCAACATGCCTTTGTGGTGTCTGACTAAGGAAAAGGTTGATGAGCTCCTCAAACAGAGAGACCACAAG AGAGGAGAGCTAAATGATCTGCAGAGGAAAGAGTCTGAGGATCTGTGGAAGGAGGACTTGGCGGTCTTTATTGAAGAGCTGGAT AATGTGGAAGCTCAGGAGCGTGATGACCAGAGTGCAGGGAGAGCCACCAAACTGGTCAAGGGTAAGGTGGGTAAGCCCAAGGTAAAGAAGTTGCACCTGGAGGAGACTATGCCCTCACCATATGGCCGTAGGGTGGAGCCGCCTACACAGCCCATGAAAGCTGATGCTACCAAGAAAATGATGAAAAAGAAAAAG GGGGACTCTGACTTGGCGGTGAAAATAGAGTTTGATGAAGATGGTGTGGCTGCTGAGGGAGGCACAGGAGAGAACACTCTCAATTCCTCATCGCCGGCCAAGCCCAAAGCTCCACGTGtcaaaaaggagaagaaagagcCAG GAACTCCCAGAGTGAGAAAACCTGCTGTCAAGGGAGGTGCTGCTAAGAGGGTGAAGAAGCGTAATCCCTGGTCTGATGACGAATCTAAATCAGAAAGCGACCTGGAGGACAGCGAGCCTGTTATCCCCAGAGAGACCAAGTCCCAGAGAGCGTCAG CTTCCAAGCCCAAGTACACATTTGATTTctctgaagaggaggaagaagatgaagaagagaacggtgatgatgatgatgatgtcgccTCCTCGCCGGTGAGGTCTTGCAAGGATGAATTAAGTACTGCTGAGTCCAAGGACCGCTATAATGAGGACGATGAAGATCAAGAAGAGGATGCACGCCCTCCTCCCAAACAGAC GTCTGCACCAGCAGCAAAGAACAAAGAGCCTGCCAGCATCTTCTCCTCTAAGTCAGCCTTCTCTGAAAAAAGCAATGACAGTG ACGGGTCCAAGTTTGACAGTGATGATGACAATGGCGCAGTCTTCTCTTCTTACTCCAGCAGTACTGCGTTTGACAAACCATCTCCAACAAAGAAAG CAGCTAAGAAGCCCTCTGATGCAGCTCTCAAACCTAAGAAACCACCAGCACCAAAAGCTAAGAAACCAGATAAATCCATTTGGGATTCCGACTCTGACACTGGGTCCAAGAAGCCTGCACCAGCACTGAAAG GTAAAggcagagggaggaagaggaagacatCTGGATCTGAGGAAGATGACTACAGTCCCATGAAGAAGGCAAGAAAAATTACCAGCAAA AAGTCGAAGAAGGCCCCGTCTGACGATGAGGACGGGGACAGCAACAGCTTGGGCATGATGGATGCTCCTACCAGAGACCGCCCAGGGAGGGCAAAAAAGGAAGTGAAGTACTTTGCCGAGTCGGACAACGAGGAAGACGATGACGACATGTTCGATTAG
- the top2b gene encoding DNA topoisomerase 2-beta isoform X1, whose amino-acid sequence MSNGAAGSGALTWVTLFEKNNAAKNEEANGRGNGGKGDGAKKESSKKMSVERVYQKKTQLEHILLRPDTYIGSVEPVTQQMWVFDEDIGMNLREITYVPGLYKIFDEILVNAADNKQRDKNMSTIKITIDPESNTVSIWNNGKGIPVVEHKDEKMYVPALIFGHLLTSSNYDDDVKKVTGGRNGYGAKLCNIFSTKFTVETACKEYRHSFKQTWQNNMTKTAEPKIKSFDGDDFTCVTFQPDLSKFNMEKLDKDIVALMTRRAYDIAGSCRGVKVMLNGKKLPVSGFRSYVDLYVKDKLDETGVALKVVNESVNERWEVCLTMSEKGFQQISFVNSIATTKGGRHIDYVVDQIVSKLIEVVKKKNKAGVSVKPFQVKNHIWVFVNALIENPTFDSQTKENMTLQTKSFGSKCLLSEKFIRAATNCGIVESILNWVKFKAQTQLNKKCSSVKHSKIKGIPKLDDANDAGGKHSSECTLILTEGDSAKSLAVSGLGVIGRDRYGVFPLRGKILNVREATHKQIMENAEINNIIKIVGLQYKKSYDDPESLRSLRYGKIMIMTDQDQDGSHIKGLLINFFHHNWPSLLKHTFLEEFITPIVKVSKNKQELAFYSIPEFDEWKKQTENFKTWHIKYYKGLGTSTSKEAKEYFADMERHRIMFRYGGAEDDAAITLAFSKKKTDDRKEWLTNFMEDRRQRRMHGLPEQYLYGTQTRHLSYNDFINKELILFSNSDNERSIPSLVDGLKPGQRKVLFTCMKRNDKREVKVAQLAGSVAEMSAYHHGEQALMMTIVNLAQNFVGSNNVNILQPLGQFGTRINGGKDAASPRYIFTMLSPLAKLLFPAVDSNLLKFLYDDNQKVEPEWYIPIIPMVLVNGAEGIGTGWACKIPNYDPREIVNNINRMLNHQEPLPMLPSYKNFKGLIHELGQNQYLVSGEVSVIDKHTIEITELPVRTWTQAYKESVLEPMLQGTEKTPALISDYKEYHTDSTVKFIVRMSEEKLIQAEAAGLHKVFKLQSSLTCNSMVLFDHMGCLKRYDSVQDILREFFELRLHYYKLRKDWLSGSLGAEAAKLSNQARFVLEKIEGKISIENKSKRDLIRMLVQKGYESDPVAAWSKAQEKAQDEGDRDGNESDGSVDSGSSSGPNFNYILNMPLWCLTKEKVDELLKQRDHKRGELNDLQRKESEDLWKEDLAVFIEELDNVEAQERDDQSAGRATKLVKGKVGKPKVKKLHLEETMPSPYGRRVEPPTQPMKADATKKMMKKKKGDSDLAVKIEFDEDGVAAEGGTGENTLNSSSPAKPKAPRVKKEKKEPGTPRVRKPAVKGGAAKRVKKRNPWSDDESKSESDLEDSEPVIPRETKSQRASASKPKYTFDFSEEEEEDEEENGDDDDDVASSPVRSCKDELSTAESKDRYNEDDEDQEEDARPPPKQTSAPAAKNKEPASIFSSKSAFSEKSNDSDGSKFDSDDDNGAVFSSYSSSTAFDKPSPTKKAKKPSDAALKPKKPPAPKAKKPDKSIWDSDSDTGSKKPAPALKGKGRGRKRKTSGSEEDDYSPMKKARKITSKKSKKAPSDDEDGDSNSLGMMDAPTRDRPGRAKKEVKYFAESDNEEDDDDMFD is encoded by the exons TGAGTCCAACACCGTTTCTATCTGGAACAATGGCAAAGGTATTCCCGTTGTGGAGCACAAGGATGAGAAGATGTATGTCCCAGCTCTGATCTTTGGTCACCTCCTCACCTCCAGCAACTATGATGATGATGTGAAGAAGGTCACAG GTGGAAGGAATGGATATGGTGCTAAACTCTGTAATATCTTCAGCACAAAGTTCACAGTTGAAACTGCATGTAAGGAGTACAGACACAGTTTCAAACAG ACCTGGCAAAATAACATGACCAAGACTGCTGAGCCCAAAATTAAATCCTTTGATGGGGATGATTTCACCTGCGTGACATTCCAGCCGGACCTATCCAAGTTTAACATGGAGAAGCTGGACAAGGACATTGTAGCACTAATGACCCGCAGAGCATACGATATAGCTGGCTCCTGCAGAGGTGTCAAAGTCATGCTTAATGGGAAAAAACTACCT GTGAGTGGTTTCCGTAGCTATGTAGACCTGTATGTGAAGGACAAACTCGACGAGACCGGTGTGGCCCTGAAGGTAGTGAATGAGTCTGTGAACGAGCGATGGGAGGTGTGCCTTACCATGAGTGAGAAGGGATTCCAGCAGATCAGTTTTGTTAATAGCATCGCTACCACAAAG GGTGGCAGGCACATTGATTATGTGGTGGACCAGATAGTGTCCAAACTCATTGAGGTggtgaagaagaaaaacaaagccGGAGTTTCAGTGAAACCTTTTCAG GTTAAGAATCACATCTGGGTGTTTGTGAATGCGCTGATTGAGAACCCCACCTTTGACTCCCAGACCAAGGAGAACATGACTCTGCAGACCAAGAGCTTTGGGTCCAAGTGCCTTCTGTCAGAGAAGTTCATCAGGGCG GCGACCAACTGTGGGATTGTGGAAAGTATTCTCAACTGGGTGAAGTTCAAGGCTCAAACTCAGTTGAACAAAAAGTGCTCATCTGTGAAACACAGCAAGATTAAAGGCATCCCCAAGCTAGATGATGCCAACGACGCTG GTGGAAAACACTCTTCTGAATGCACTCTCATCCTTACTGAGGGAGACTCAGCCAAGTCTTTGGCTGTCTCTGGGTTGGGGGTCATAGGGCGGGATCGCTATGGAGTGTTCCCACTTAGAGGCAAAATCTTAAATGTTCGAGAGGCAACACACAAGCAG ATCATGGAGAATGCAGAGATTAACAACATCATCAAAATTGTTGGCCTCCAATATAAAAAGAGCTATGATGACCCTGAATCGCTGAGGAGCCTGCGCTACGGCAAGATCATGATCATGACAGATCAG GATCAAGATGGGTCCCATATCAAAGGTCTGTTGATCAACTTTTTCCATCACAATTGGCCTTCCTTGCTGAAGCACACATTCCTGGAAGAGTTCATCACACCCATCGTCAAA GTAAGCAAGAACAAGCAGGAGCTGGCCTTCTACAGCATTCCAGAGTTTGACGAgtggaagaaacagacagaaaactTCAAAACCTGGCACATAAAATACTACAAAG GATTGGGTACAAGTACAAGCAAAGAGGCGAAGGAATACTTTGCTGACATGGAGAGACACCGGATTATGTTCAGATACGGCGGCGCAGAGGATGATGCTGCCATCACTTTG GCTTTTAGTAAGAAGAAAACAGATGACAGGAAGGAGTGGTTGACCAACTTCATGGAGGACAGACGCCAGAGGAGGATGCATGGCCTGCCTGAG CAATACCTTTATGGGACACAAACAAGACACCTCTCTTACAATGACTTCATCAACAAAGAGCTTATTCTCTTCTCCAACTCCGACAATGAGAGATCCATTCCATCCCTGGTGGACG GCTTGAAACCGGGCCAGAGGAAAGTGCTGTTCACTTGCATGAAGAGAAATGATAAGAGAGAGGTAAAAGTAGCCCAGCTGGCTGGTTCTGTGGCAGAGATGTCCGCTTATCATCACGGCGAG CAAGCCCTCATGATGACGATCGTGAACTTAGCTCAGAACTTTGTGGGCAGTAATAATGTGAACATCCTTCAGCCCCTGGGTCAGTTTGGTACTCGCATCAATGGAGGCAAAGATGCTGCCAGCCCTCGTTACATCTTCACCATGCTCAG TCCCCTTGCCAAGCTGCTATTTCCAGCAGTAGATTCCAACCTACTCAAATTCCTCTATGATGATAACCAGAAGGTGGAGCCGGAATGGTACATTCCCATCATTCCTATGGTCCTGGTAAATGGTGCTGAGGGTATTGGAACAGGCTGGGCCTGTAAGATCCCCAATTACGACCCACGAGAGATTGTCAACAATATCAACCGAATGCTCAACCACCAGGAACCCTTGCCCATG CTTCCCAGCTACAAAAACTTCAAAGGGTTGATACATGAGCTGGGTCAGAACCAGTACCTGGTCAGTGGGGAGGTTTCTGTTATAGACAAACACACTATAGAGATCACTGAGCTGCCAGTCCGCACTTGGACACAG GCTTATAAGGAGTCAGTGCTGGAGCCCATGCTCCAGGGCACAGAGAAAACCCCAGCTCTCATCAGCGACTATAAAGAGTACCACACTGACTCCACTGTCAAATTTATCGTTCGTATGTCGGAGGAAAAGCTGATCCAGGCTGAGGCAGCTGGACTCCATAAAGTCTTCAAGTTGCAGTCTAGCCTCACATGCAACTCCATG GTTTTGTTTGACCATATGGGTTGCCTCAAGAGGTATGACTCAGTCCAAGACATTCTTAGGGAGTTCTTTGAGCTCCGGTTGCACTACTACAAACTGAGGAAGGATTGGCTGTCGGGCAGCCTGGGAGCAGAAGCAGCCAAGTTATCTAATCAGGCACGCTTCGTACTGGAGAAGATTGAAGGAAAAATTTCAATTG AGAACAAGTCCAAGCGAGACCTGATTCGAATGCTAGTCCAGAAAGGATATGAATCTGACCCAGTGGCAGCCTGGTCCAAGGCTCAGGAAAAG GCTCAGGATGAAGGGGACCGTGACGGCAACGAAAGTGACGGCTCTGTGGATTCTGGCTCCTCATCGGGGCCCAATTTCAACTACATCCTCAACATGCCTTTGTGGTGTCTGACTAAGGAAAAGGTTGATGAGCTCCTCAAACAGAGAGACCACAAG AGAGGAGAGCTAAATGATCTGCAGAGGAAAGAGTCTGAGGATCTGTGGAAGGAGGACTTGGCGGTCTTTATTGAAGAGCTGGAT AATGTGGAAGCTCAGGAGCGTGATGACCAGAGTGCAGGGAGAGCCACCAAACTGGTCAAGGGTAAGGTGGGTAAGCCCAAGGTAAAGAAGTTGCACCTGGAGGAGACTATGCCCTCACCATATGGCCGTAGGGTGGAGCCGCCTACACAGCCCATGAAAGCTGATGCTACCAAGAAAATGATGAAAAAGAAAAAG GGGGACTCTGACTTGGCGGTGAAAATAGAGTTTGATGAAGATGGTGTGGCTGCTGAGGGAGGCACAGGAGAGAACACTCTCAATTCCTCATCGCCGGCCAAGCCCAAAGCTCCACGTGtcaaaaaggagaagaaagagcCAG GAACTCCCAGAGTGAGAAAACCTGCTGTCAAGGGAGGTGCTGCTAAGAGGGTGAAGAAGCGTAATCCCTGGTCTGATGACGAATCTAAATCAGAAAGCGACCTGGAGGACAGCGAGCCTGTTATCCCCAGAGAGACCAAGTCCCAGAGAGCGTCAG CTTCCAAGCCCAAGTACACATTTGATTTctctgaagaggaggaagaagatgaagaagagaacggtgatgatgatgatgatgtcgccTCCTCGCCGGTGAGGTCTTGCAAGGATGAATTAAGTACTGCTGAGTCCAAGGACCGCTATAATGAGGACGATGAAGATCAAGAAGAGGATGCACGCCCTCCTCCCAAACAGAC GTCTGCACCAGCAGCAAAGAACAAAGAGCCTGCCAGCATCTTCTCCTCTAAGTCAGCCTTCTCTGAAAAAAGCAATGACAGTG ACGGGTCCAAGTTTGACAGTGATGATGACAATGGCGCAGTCTTCTCTTCTTACTCCAGCAGTACTGCGTTTGACAAACCATCTCCAACAAAGAAAG CTAAGAAGCCCTCTGATGCAGCTCTCAAACCTAAGAAACCACCAGCACCAAAAGCTAAGAAACCAGATAAATCCATTTGGGATTCCGACTCTGACACTGGGTCCAAGAAGCCTGCACCAGCACTGAAAG GTAAAggcagagggaggaagaggaagacatCTGGATCTGAGGAAGATGACTACAGTCCCATGAAGAAGGCAAGAAAAATTACCAGCAAA AAGTCGAAGAAGGCCCCGTCTGACGATGAGGACGGGGACAGCAACAGCTTGGGCATGATGGATGCTCCTACCAGAGACCGCCCAGGGAGGGCAAAAAAGGAAGTGAAGTACTTTGCCGAGTCGGACAACGAGGAAGACGATGACGACATGTTCGATTAG